Proteins from a genomic interval of Chroococcidiopsis thermalis PCC 7203:
- a CDS encoding pentapeptide repeat-containing protein, with amino-acid sequence MNVSELIERYQAGERDFKGIDAISAALSGVNLSGANLKEASLSEADLSGANLSATNLQEASLSMANLTHADLSGAKLNGANLSGANLKGANLSGAELKMANLTQANLTDANMDGASLWGAYVAGAKQ; translated from the coding sequence ATGAACGTTTCAGAACTAATCGAGCGCTATCAAGCTGGAGAGAGAGATTTTAAAGGCATCGATGCCATCAGTGCTGCTCTGAGCGGCGTAAATTTGAGTGGTGCTAACTTGAAAGAAGCATCTTTGAGCGAAGCCGATTTGAGTGGAGCGAATTTAAGCGCAACAAACCTGCAAGAAGCCTCTTTGAGTATGGCAAATCTTACTCATGCTGACTTAAGCGGTGCTAAATTGAATGGTGCTAATTTATCTGGAGCGAATCTCAAAGGTGCTAACCTGAGTGGAGCAGAATTGAAAATGGCAAATCTTACCCAAGCCAACTTAACCGATGCCAATATGGACGGTGCTAGTCTTTGGGGAGCATATGTAGCTGGAGCGAAACAGTGA
- a CDS encoding ankyrin repeat domain-containing protein has protein sequence MSMDSRGVSLIRAVKSGDVGQVTALLDRGADPNECDREGTTALMFAAQLGYREIVRVLLDRNANPNIHRQLFGITALMLAAASHRLDAIELLIARGADVNAGNDDNSTALMVAAAKGDLEVVQILLQAGADVNTRDKDEDTALLLAIQHGHDRVVQALLVAGADPNQTTAGETALTLATATANTQLVRILLAHGAAVNGKNWEGRTALMQAAQRGDVAVTQLLLAKGAELNSKDDAGETALTLAVDGGNLEIVKALLEAGADVKARTEDGSTVVAIAAASGQGAIASALLLYGADINAKDKDGETPLHLATVEGYADVVETLLDRGADVNVKNQLGDTPLLVAALQGHSQIAEALLRRGADPNVRNLDETPLNLAASLGRTETVRVLLNYGADPNIQTADGKTPLMKAADRNQIGVMQKLLKKGADVNRQDAAGATALMWAAHRGYSEAVELLLNAGADVHLKNRGGHTALTIAEFNGYKNVVRSLQALEGKS, from the coding sequence ATGAGCATGGATAGTCGTGGTGTCTCCTTAATTCGAGCGGTAAAAAGTGGCGACGTTGGGCAGGTAACAGCGCTACTCGATCGCGGCGCTGACCCTAACGAGTGCGATCGAGAGGGTACGACAGCCTTGATGTTTGCCGCTCAACTTGGATATAGAGAAATCGTTCGCGTGTTGCTCGATCGCAATGCCAATCCCAATATCCACCGGCAACTTTTTGGCATTACGGCTTTGATGTTAGCGGCTGCCTCTCACCGTCTCGACGCGATCGAACTCCTGATTGCGAGGGGAGCAGATGTTAATGCTGGTAATGACGATAACAGCACAGCCTTGATGGTAGCAGCTGCCAAAGGAGATCTCGAAGTCGTACAAATCTTGTTACAAGCAGGTGCAGATGTCAATACTAGAGACAAAGATGAGGATACAGCACTGCTCCTAGCTATCCAGCACGGACACGATCGCGTCGTCCAAGCTTTACTCGTTGCAGGGGCAGATCCAAACCAAACCACAGCAGGCGAAACAGCTTTAACTCTAGCAACAGCAACAGCTAACACTCAGCTAGTCAGAATTTTGCTGGCACATGGTGCAGCAGTGAATGGCAAAAATTGGGAAGGTAGAACGGCACTCATGCAAGCTGCGCAAAGAGGTGATGTTGCCGTAACTCAATTGTTGCTAGCTAAAGGTGCTGAGCTGAATTCAAAAGATGATGCTGGCGAAACAGCTCTCACATTGGCAGTAGACGGAGGAAACCTAGAGATTGTCAAAGCCTTGTTGGAAGCCGGTGCTGACGTGAAGGCAAGGACGGAAGATGGTAGTACGGTAGTCGCGATCGCAGCAGCTAGCGGACAGGGAGCGATCGCCTCTGCTTTGCTTCTATACGGCGCTGACATTAATGCTAAGGACAAAGATGGAGAGACCCCCTTACATTTGGCTACCGTTGAAGGCTACGCTGATGTAGTAGAGACCCTACTCGATCGCGGTGCTGATGTCAATGTCAAAAATCAACTTGGCGATACTCCGCTACTGGTAGCAGCTTTGCAAGGACACAGCCAAATTGCTGAAGCATTGCTGCGGCGGGGTGCAGACCCTAATGTCAGAAATTTAGACGAAACTCCCCTCAACCTTGCCGCTAGCCTCGGTCGCACTGAGACAGTCAGAGTATTGTTAAACTATGGCGCAGACCCAAATATCCAAACAGCAGACGGTAAAACCCCGCTGATGAAAGCAGCAGACCGCAACCAGATCGGTGTGATGCAAAAGCTATTAAAAAAAGGCGCAGATGTAAATCGCCAAGATGCAGCCGGAGCCACAGCTCTGATGTGGGCAGCCCATCGAGGTTACAGCGAAGCCGTAGAATTATTATTAAATGCAGGGGCAGATGTTCATTTAAAAAATCGTGGCGGACATACAGCACTGACGATCGCCGAGTTTAACGGTTATAAAAATGTGGTGCGATCGCTCCAAGCCCTTGAGGGTAAGTCGTAA
- a CDS encoding DUF4079 domain-containing protein: MNTLLSPEVKFWLNFFHPVLMWILLGVSIYALYLGIQWRRARTAEGEKKKELLKGRYNVKHYQVGSVILALMVLGAIGAMAVTYINNGKLFVGPHLLAGLGMTGMIAISASLSPFMQKGQDWARYTHIVLNATILALFSWQAVSGVQIVQRIITKQ; this comes from the coding sequence ATGAATACTCTACTCTCCCCAGAAGTCAAGTTCTGGCTCAATTTTTTCCATCCAGTCTTGATGTGGATCTTACTAGGAGTGTCAATTTATGCGCTCTATTTGGGTATACAGTGGCGACGGGCAAGAACTGCTGAAGGCGAGAAAAAGAAAGAGCTGCTCAAAGGCAGATACAATGTCAAACACTACCAAGTTGGTTCGGTGATTTTGGCGCTGATGGTATTGGGTGCGATTGGTGCAATGGCTGTGACTTACATTAATAACGGCAAGCTATTCGTTGGACCTCACCTTTTAGCGGGATTGGGTATGACAGGAATGATTGCTATTTCTGCTAGCTTGTCCCCTTTCATGCAAAAAGGACAAGATTGGGCGAGATACACCCATATTGTCCTAAATGCCACGATTTTAGCTCTATTTAGTTGGCAAGCCGTAAGTGGAGTACAAATTGTCCAGAGAATTATCACTAAACAGTAA
- a CDS encoding DUF1997 domain-containing protein — protein MLSSNREYQYMEASETVWDAAAVPEVEVPAEKLTRFHGQFTDCMEMYADVHTVAEYLNAHQGWFCRCAQPMTVEPLGANGYALTVGRFGAFNYEVEPKVGLELLPPESGAYRIRTIAIPNYVAPGYDVDFKAVMNLVDASTNSHYSGVVTGVEWELDLSVYLHFPKFIQRLPQSVIQATGDRLLNQIVRQVSRRLTHKVQEDFHTSFNLTFPKKSKRRHS, from the coding sequence ATGCTGTCAAGCAATCGCGAATACCAATACATGGAGGCTTCAGAAACGGTTTGGGATGCAGCAGCCGTGCCAGAGGTAGAAGTACCAGCCGAGAAACTAACTCGTTTTCACGGTCAGTTTACCGACTGTATGGAAATGTATGCTGACGTGCATACTGTTGCCGAATATCTTAACGCCCATCAGGGTTGGTTTTGTCGCTGCGCTCAGCCGATGACAGTAGAGCCACTTGGCGCTAACGGTTATGCCTTGACAGTCGGTCGCTTTGGTGCCTTCAATTACGAAGTAGAACCTAAAGTCGGTTTGGAACTTCTACCTCCAGAGTCAGGCGCTTATCGAATTAGAACGATCGCCATTCCAAATTACGTTGCTCCTGGCTACGACGTAGACTTCAAGGCAGTGATGAATTTAGTGGATGCTAGTACTAACAGTCATTACAGCGGTGTCGTTACTGGAGTCGAGTGGGAACTCGATTTATCGGTTTATTTGCATTTTCCCAAGTTCATTCAGCGCTTGCCGCAATCTGTCATTCAAGCTACAGGCGATCGCCTCTTGAATCAAATCGTGCGTCAAGTCTCCCGCCGTCTAACTCACAAAGTACAGGAAGATTTTCACACGTCCTTCAATTTAACTTTTCCCAAAAAATCGAAGCGCCGTCATAGTTAA
- a CDS encoding NAD(P)H-binding protein: MKAFVAGATGETGRRIVQQLVARNIPVRALVRNLDSARAILPNTAELVQGDVLQPSSLEAAIADSTVVLCATGAKPGFDPTAPYKVDYEGTKNLVDVSKAKGIEHFVLVSSVGASQFFHPLNLFWLILVWKKQAEEYIQKSGLTYTIVRPGGLKNEDNADKIELYSPDTLSLSGSIPRTKVAEICVEALFQPAARNKIVEAIAKPEAPEKNLADLFAGVA; the protein is encoded by the coding sequence ATGAAAGCATTTGTAGCAGGCGCAACAGGTGAGACAGGTCGCAGGATCGTCCAGCAACTCGTGGCACGAAATATTCCCGTGCGGGCGCTGGTGCGAAACTTGGACTCGGCTAGAGCAATTCTACCTAATACTGCCGAATTGGTGCAGGGTGACGTGCTACAGCCAAGTAGCTTAGAAGCTGCGATCGCAGATAGTACGGTCGTTTTGTGTGCGACAGGAGCAAAACCGGGCTTCGACCCCACAGCACCTTATAAAGTAGACTACGAAGGCACGAAAAATCTCGTCGATGTTTCTAAAGCCAAAGGCATCGAGCATTTTGTTTTGGTGTCTTCGGTTGGTGCGTCGCAATTCTTCCATCCACTCAACTTGTTTTGGTTAATTTTGGTTTGGAAGAAGCAAGCGGAAGAGTACATTCAAAAAAGTGGTTTGACTTATACAATCGTCCGTCCTGGGGGGTTAAAGAATGAAGATAACGCAGATAAGATCGAGTTATATTCTCCCGATACGCTGTCTTTAAGCGGTAGCATTCCGCGTACCAAGGTAGCTGAAATCTGTGTGGAAGCTTTATTTCAACCAGCAGCGCGGAATAAAATTGTCGAGGCGATCGCCAAACCAGAAGCCCCAGAGAAGAATTTGGCGGATTTGTTTGCAGGCGTTGCTTAA
- a CDS encoding glycoside hydrolase family 24 protein: MTDNQQPSRSVVPASTTNNSQLPITHYQLPITTPLLRIGRRRLVAAGIAAFVLLSFLRHLPQEKSPPDPTFESNFPPLVMQGGDPYIRALMRTISASEANGSRPYSLIYGGQRVSDLSRHPERCITIVNGPNKGNCSTAAGRYQMINTTWYALAPRYHPQPSGFLFWQSYSFEARYQDKVVYAWLNDSQEWGTDIAELLRQGKLDRVLRLLSGTWTSLGYGIEDNAMTSSLPRIYQKVLQQELQNRG; the protein is encoded by the coding sequence ATGACCGACAACCAACAACCTTCACGCAGTGTAGTGCCAGCGTCTACAACCAATAATAGTCAACTACCAATTACCCATTACCAATTACCCATTACCACCCCCTTGTTAAGAATCGGCAGAAGGCGCTTAGTTGCCGCTGGTATTGCTGCATTTGTCTTACTTTCCTTTCTGCGGCATTTACCTCAAGAGAAATCGCCTCCCGATCCTACTTTTGAGAGTAATTTTCCTCCTCTGGTGATGCAGGGGGGAGATCCTTACATTCGGGCTTTAATGCGGACGATCTCCGCTAGCGAGGCAAATGGTTCTCGACCCTATTCTCTAATCTATGGCGGTCAGCGCGTTAGCGATTTGAGCCGTCATCCAGAACGCTGTATCACAATTGTCAACGGTCCTAACAAGGGAAATTGCTCTACCGCAGCGGGGCGATATCAAATGATAAATACAACTTGGTATGCTCTTGCGCCTCGATACCACCCTCAGCCTTCTGGCTTTCTGTTTTGGCAGTCTTATAGTTTTGAGGCAAGATATCAGGATAAGGTGGTTTATGCTTGGCTCAACGACTCGCAAGAGTGGGGGACGGATATTGCTGAATTATTGCGCCAAGGAAAGTTAGACCGAGTGTTAAGGCTGCTTTCCGGTACTTGGACGAGTCTCGGTTACGGAATTGAAGATAACGCGATGACCAGTTCTTTGCCACGAATCTACCAAAAAGTCTTGCAACAGGAATTACAAAATCGGGGATAA
- the gloB gene encoding hydroxyacylglutathione hydrolase yields MQVIRLNALSDNYIFLLYEPQQNIAAVVDPAEAEPVLKQLQQLGAELVAIFNTHHHHDHVGGNQKLMQKFPQLTVYGGVEDKGRIPGQKVFLQEGDRVSFGNRTGEVFFVPGHTRAHIAYYFPPTSVNEPGELFCGDTLFAGGCGRLFEGTPTQMVNSLSKLRNLPDNTRVWCAHEYTLKNLQFALTVDGNNSELRSRFAQVQEARDRNRATVPSLLGIEKQTNPFLRWQQPELQAAVKSQDPVQTFARLRGMKDRF; encoded by the coding sequence ATGCAGGTTATTCGTCTCAACGCACTCTCTGATAACTACATTTTCTTACTTTACGAACCACAGCAGAATATAGCTGCTGTCGTCGATCCGGCTGAGGCTGAACCAGTTTTAAAACAACTGCAACAACTGGGTGCAGAATTAGTGGCAATTTTCAACACCCATCACCATCACGATCATGTGGGTGGAAATCAAAAGCTGATGCAAAAATTTCCCCAACTGACAGTTTATGGTGGAGTCGAAGATAAAGGCAGAATACCAGGACAAAAGGTGTTTTTACAAGAAGGCGATCGCGTTTCATTTGGGAATCGCACTGGCGAAGTTTTCTTCGTCCCAGGACACACCCGCGCCCATATCGCTTACTATTTTCCTCCTACCAGCGTCAACGAACCTGGAGAATTATTCTGTGGCGATACTCTATTTGCTGGAGGATGCGGGCGATTATTTGAGGGTACGCCGACCCAAATGGTAAACTCTTTGAGCAAATTACGAAATTTACCCGATAATACCCGGGTTTGGTGCGCTCACGAATACACGTTGAAAAATCTGCAATTTGCCTTAACTGTAGATGGAAATAATTCAGAACTGCGATCGCGCTTTGCCCAGGTACAAGAGGCTCGCGATCGCAATCGAGCGACTGTACCATCATTATTGGGAATAGAAAAGCAAACTAACCCATTTCTCCGCTGGCAGCAACCCGAACTGCAAGCAGCAGTCAAAAGTCAAGATCCCGTGCAAACATTTGCTCGTTTGCGGGGCATGAAAGATAGATTTTAA
- a CDS encoding DUF429 domain-containing protein, producing the protein MKFLGIDLGWSSGASGLCCLELTNGQLQLLDLDRRESIADILAWIDTWVQLEEPAIVAVDAPTLIPNATGMRLPDKLTHKYFGKYHAGCYPANLSLPFAQRTVDFGLALEARGFNHAPEITPQMPGRYQIEVFPHPAIVHLFQLDRILKYKKGKLAERYLELLKLRRHIVDVLSTLEPALVLSQESCQSSEIPPTPLKKGGQNSLYNESQENTIGFK; encoded by the coding sequence ATGAAATTTCTAGGAATAGATTTGGGTTGGAGTTCTGGTGCAAGCGGTTTGTGTTGTTTAGAACTAACAAACGGGCAGTTACAACTATTGGATTTAGATCGTAGAGAATCTATTGCCGATATCCTCGCTTGGATCGATACTTGGGTACAACTAGAGGAACCAGCCATTGTTGCTGTAGACGCGCCGACTCTAATCCCCAACGCCACAGGGATGCGTTTACCTGACAAACTCACTCACAAATATTTTGGTAAATATCATGCTGGTTGCTATCCAGCTAATCTCAGCCTACCTTTTGCTCAAAGGACAGTAGATTTTGGTCTAGCTTTAGAAGCTAGGGGATTTAACCACGCGCCAGAAATTACGCCTCAAATGCCAGGACGCTACCAAATTGAGGTGTTTCCGCATCCTGCGATCGTGCATTTATTCCAGTTAGACCGGATTCTTAAATATAAAAAAGGAAAGCTGGCGGAACGTTACTTAGAATTGCTCAAACTCCGCCGGCATATTGTTGATGTTTTGTCAACTCTAGAACCTGCTCTGGTTTTGAGCCAGGAGAGTTGCCAATCCTCGGAGATCCCCCCAACCCCCCTTAAAAAGGGGGGGCAAAATTCCCTCTATAACGAGTCACAAGAGAATACAATCGGTTTTAAATAG
- the glgP gene encoding alpha-glucan family phosphorylase, protein MQPIRTFNVSPRLSPRLEPLRRLAYNLHWDWNVESKDLFRRLDPDLWESSHHNPVLMLGNISQARLQEVEEDEGFLAQMDRAARQLDDYLQERTWYDKQRGQKTGDGSLASQHTLHESTRYAKECYAYFSAEFGLVDCLPIYSGGLGVLAGDHLKSASDLGLPLVGVGLLYQQGYFAQYLNADGWQQERYPINDFYNMPLHLERNPDGSEIRVAVDYPGRTVYARVWRVQVGMVPLYMLDTNIEPNGAYDHNITDQLYGGDLDMRIHQEIMLGIGGVRMLKALGYNVTAYHMNEGHSAFLALERIRVLMQGEGLSFTEARQVVAASNLFTTHTPVPAGIDLFPADKMLYYLGHYADAFGLGRDEFLGLGRENTGDLSAPFSMAVLALKMATFANGVAQLHGVVSREMFQGLWHGVPEEEVPITAITNGVHARSCVAKSTQELYDRYLGPNWSSAPSENQLWERMDAIPDEELWRNHERCRLDMIVYVREHLVKHLRDRGASPAEIAEAQEVLDPYALTIGFARRFATYKRATLWMRDFKRIEKILTNKDRKVQFVFAGKAHPKDIPGKELIREINRFIREHGLEKQVVFVPNYDMHISRLLVAGCDVWLNNPRRPREASGTSGMKAAMNGLLNLSVLDGWWDEADYVRTGWAIGHGEIYDDPNFQDEVEANALYDLIEQEVARLFYDRDTDNLPRHWIAKMKDAIRINCPFFNTSRMVGEYALRGYFPASDRYSTLTADKFVPAKELARWKADLTEHWNYIKVVEIDIAEPAEIQVNQNIAVKARIDLATLSPDSVQVELYKGNVDASGEIVNGVPITMQFQGTDPQGMSIYTVEINYTTSGLQGLSLRVLPKHKYLSNPYETRLILWAEDSSAVKVSSLDGQGSRDNNVPAGAIA, encoded by the coding sequence ATGCAACCAATTCGCACGTTTAATGTCTCTCCTCGCCTATCGCCGCGCCTCGAACCTCTCCGGCGACTGGCTTACAACTTACATTGGGATTGGAACGTTGAAAGCAAAGATTTATTTCGGCGCTTAGACCCCGATTTGTGGGAATCGAGCCACCATAACCCTGTATTAATGTTGGGTAACATTAGTCAAGCGCGGTTGCAAGAAGTGGAGGAGGATGAAGGCTTCTTGGCGCAAATGGATAGGGCTGCCCGTCAGCTAGATGACTACTTGCAAGAACGCACCTGGTATGATAAGCAACGCGGACAGAAGACGGGAGACGGTAGCCTGGCATCGCAGCACACGCTCCACGAATCTACGCGCTATGCCAAAGAGTGTTACGCTTATTTTTCGGCAGAATTTGGTTTAGTAGATTGTTTGCCCATCTACTCCGGTGGCTTAGGGGTACTAGCAGGAGATCATCTCAAATCTGCGAGTGACTTGGGTTTACCGTTGGTGGGTGTGGGCTTACTCTATCAGCAAGGCTATTTTGCCCAATATCTCAACGCTGATGGCTGGCAACAAGAACGCTATCCCATCAATGACTTTTATAATATGCCGCTGCACTTAGAGCGCAATCCTGACGGCTCTGAGATCCGCGTTGCAGTGGACTACCCTGGAAGAACCGTCTATGCGAGAGTCTGGCGCGTCCAAGTAGGGATGGTTCCGCTATACATGCTCGATACCAACATCGAACCGAATGGTGCATACGACCATAACATTACCGACCAACTCTACGGTGGCGACCTCGATATGCGCATCCACCAAGAAATTATGTTGGGAATCGGTGGCGTGCGGATGCTAAAGGCGTTGGGATATAACGTCACGGCATACCACATGAACGAAGGACACTCGGCATTCTTGGCATTAGAACGCATCCGCGTGTTGATGCAGGGTGAAGGTTTGAGTTTTACTGAAGCCAGACAAGTCGTAGCAGCAAGTAACCTATTTACCACCCATACCCCGGTTCCCGCAGGAATCGATTTGTTCCCCGCAGACAAAATGTTGTATTACCTGGGACATTATGCCGATGCATTCGGGTTGGGACGCGATGAGTTTTTGGGCTTGGGACGCGAAAATACTGGCGATCTGAGCGCGCCTTTTAGTATGGCAGTGTTAGCGCTAAAAATGGCGACTTTTGCTAACGGGGTAGCCCAGTTACACGGTGTCGTGTCACGCGAGATGTTTCAAGGATTGTGGCACGGTGTTCCAGAAGAAGAAGTGCCAATTACAGCCATCACTAACGGGGTTCACGCCCGTAGTTGTGTTGCTAAGTCAACCCAGGAATTATACGATCGCTATTTGGGTCCGAATTGGTCTTCAGCCCCCAGCGAGAATCAGTTATGGGAACGGATGGATGCAATTCCCGATGAGGAGTTGTGGCGCAACCACGAACGCTGTCGTCTGGACATGATCGTGTACGTCCGGGAGCATTTAGTCAAGCATTTGCGCGATCGCGGTGCTTCTCCTGCTGAAATTGCCGAAGCTCAAGAAGTTCTAGACCCCTATGCTTTAACCATCGGCTTTGCACGGCGCTTTGCTACCTACAAGCGCGCAACTTTATGGATGCGCGACTTTAAGCGGATCGAGAAAATTCTTACCAATAAAGACCGCAAAGTACAATTTGTCTTTGCAGGTAAGGCACACCCTAAAGATATTCCAGGCAAAGAACTGATTCGCGAGATCAACCGCTTTATTCGCGAACATGGGTTAGAGAAGCAAGTTGTCTTCGTCCCGAATTATGATATGCATATTTCGCGGTTGTTAGTTGCTGGCTGCGACGTTTGGCTCAACAATCCCCGCCGTCCCCGCGAGGCTTCCGGTACGAGTGGAATGAAAGCAGCGATGAATGGACTACTCAACTTGAGTGTCTTAGATGGATGGTGGGATGAAGCCGATTACGTCCGCACTGGTTGGGCGATTGGACATGGAGAAATTTACGACGATCCCAATTTCCAAGATGAAGTCGAAGCAAATGCCTTGTACGATTTAATCGAGCAGGAAGTTGCCAGACTATTCTACGATCGCGATACTGACAATCTGCCCCGCCACTGGATTGCCAAAATGAAGGATGCAATTCGGATTAACTGTCCGTTTTTCAATACTTCCCGGATGGTAGGCGAGTACGCCTTACGGGGTTATTTCCCAGCTAGCGATCGCTACTCTACCTTAACTGCCGATAAATTTGTCCCAGCAAAAGAATTGGCTCGTTGGAAAGCCGATTTAACCGAACACTGGAACTACATTAAAGTTGTCGAGATCGATATTGCCGAACCAGCAGAAATTCAAGTGAATCAAAATATTGCTGTCAAAGCCAGAATCGATCTTGCCACATTGTCCCCTGATAGCGTGCAGGTAGAACTGTATAAAGGTAACGTTGATGCTAGTGGGGAAATTGTCAACGGCGTACCAATTACGATGCAGTTTCAAGGTACAGATCCACAGGGGATGAGTATCTATACGGTTGAAATTAACTACACCACTTCTGGCTTACAAGGATTGTCATTACGGGTATTGCCAAAACACAAATATCTGTCCAATCCCTACGAGACGCGACTAATTCTCTGGGCGGAGGACTCTAGCGCCGTCAAGGTTAGCAGCTTGGACGGGCAAGGGAGCAGGGACAACAATGTACCCGCTGGTGCGATCGCCTAA
- a CDS encoding ABA4-like family protein, whose amino-acid sequence MTIEQLFNGANIFVLPFWVLIILLPNWGVTRKIMESYLPFVALAVLYGFFFVNSLTAENAQALSNPQLKLADLAQIFADPKVMATGWTHYLVMDLFVGRWIYWEGQRTGVWTIHSLALCLFAGPLGLLSHILTSAIGQKFFTRTEDSKVETVTTSS is encoded by the coding sequence ATGACAATCGAGCAACTCTTCAACGGCGCGAATATCTTCGTTTTACCCTTTTGGGTATTAATAATTCTGCTGCCAAATTGGGGCGTAACCCGAAAGATAATGGAATCTTACCTCCCGTTCGTCGCCTTAGCAGTGTTATACGGCTTTTTCTTCGTCAACAGTCTCACTGCTGAAAACGCCCAAGCCTTATCCAATCCCCAATTAAAACTAGCAGATCTCGCTCAAATCTTTGCCGATCCAAAAGTCATGGCGACGGGATGGACTCATTATCTTGTCATGGATTTATTTGTCGGACGCTGGATTTACTGGGAAGGACAGCGCACCGGAGTCTGGACAATTCACTCTTTAGCTTTGTGTTTATTTGCAGGTCCTTTAGGCTTACTCTCCCACATTCTCACTAGCGCGATCGGTCAAAAGTTTTTTACTCGTACCGAAGATAGTAAGGTAGAAACTGTTACTACATCTAGCTGA
- a CDS encoding serine/threonine-protein kinase: MADGNNNNANFLKIVYTKVTTNGQTELVPLKLYSEVPIEEIALPEVKTPTANTATGMLIANRYLLHRVLGQGGFGRTYLAYDQHCFNKFCVLKEFLPDSIATHCLQKSRDLFEREARILYQISHYQIPKFLACFEDNGRLFLVQEYVDGKNYSHILRDRLLKTGQAFSEAEIVQWLQHLLPVLDYIHQHGIIHRDISPDNIIFDGEKNLPVLIDFGVGKQGVEASGNMAANNSEQAYINYKSMVGKVGYAPHEQIRMGHCSPSSDLYALGVTAIVLLTGKAPHELLDRYSLEWLWQDYKPVSYGLTQILNKMLADRPRERYQSAMEILSAMGGARSQPTVINPPGTGFVPQSPQKPVFPSQQQASFYPQTTGNFPSQPPQVTPPPIEQRSSLHPEFVKLCHQELTNFVGPIASFLIRETLAQNPGISAHMLVEALAEKIPNPQQAIAFRRRLH, from the coding sequence ATGGCTGACGGTAACAATAATAACGCCAATTTTTTAAAAATCGTTTATACCAAAGTCACAACCAACGGTCAAACTGAGTTAGTGCCACTTAAGCTCTACTCAGAAGTGCCGATTGAAGAAATTGCCTTGCCTGAAGTCAAAACTCCAACCGCAAATACGGCAACGGGAATGTTAATCGCTAATCGTTATTTGCTACATCGAGTTTTAGGACAAGGAGGGTTTGGACGGACATACCTAGCCTACGACCAACATTGCTTTAATAAGTTTTGTGTTTTAAAAGAATTTTTACCAGATTCAATTGCGACACATTGTTTACAAAAATCTCGCGATTTGTTTGAGCGAGAAGCAAGAATATTATATCAAATTTCTCATTATCAAATTCCTAAATTTTTAGCTTGTTTTGAAGATAACGGACGATTGTTTTTAGTGCAAGAATATGTTGATGGCAAGAATTATTCTCATATTTTACGAGACCGTCTACTAAAAACCGGACAAGCATTTTCTGAAGCAGAAATAGTTCAATGGCTTCAGCATTTATTACCTGTATTAGATTATATTCATCAACACGGAATCATTCACCGCGATATTTCTCCCGATAATATTATCTTTGATGGGGAGAAGAATTTACCCGTATTAATTGATTTCGGCGTAGGTAAGCAGGGAGTAGAAGCATCTGGTAATATGGCTGCTAATAACTCCGAGCAAGCCTATATTAACTATAAATCTATGGTGGGTAAAGTTGGCTATGCGCCCCACGAACAAATTCGGATGGGTCACTGTTCTCCTAGTAGCGACCTCTATGCTTTGGGAGTAACTGCAATTGTTTTATTAACTGGTAAAGCACCCCATGAATTGCTCGATCGCTATTCTTTAGAGTGGCTCTGGCAAGATTATAAACCCGTCAGTTACGGCTTGACTCAAATTCTGAATAAAATGCTTGCCGACAGACCGCGAGAGCGCTATCAATCGGCAATGGAGATACTTTCAGCAATGGGTGGAGCGCGATCGCAGCCTACTGTTATTAATCCACCTGGGACAGGATTTGTACCGCAATCGCCACAAAAACCTGTATTTCCCAGCCAACAACAGGCTTCTTTTTATCCGCAGACTACAGGTAATTTTCCCTCACAACCGCCACAAGTCACTCCACCTCCAATCGAGCAACGTTCCTCGCTGCATCCTGAATTTGTGAAACTTTGCCATCAAGAATTAACTAATTTTGTGGGACCAATTGCGAGTTTTCTCATTCGAGAAACTTTAGCTCAAAATCCTGGGATATCGGCTCATATGTTAGTAGAAGCTTTAGCCGAAAAGATTCCCAATCCACAACAGGCGATCGCTTTTCGCCGCCGTTTGCACTAG